The DNA sequence TGATGAAACGATTCGGGAGAAAACTTTACTGGAGGATACTTTAAGAAATAGCGAACAAAGGCTTCAGGGAATTCTTGAAACGATGGCCGAAGGTGTGGGAATTATCGATGTCAATGGTCAGCTAGTTTACGCGAACCCAATGGCACAACAAATTCTGGGACTTACGTTAAGTGAAATAGAAGACCGCACCTATGATGATCCGCGTTGGCAAAATCTTCGTTTAGACGGCAGCCCTCTTCCAGAAGAAGAGCACCCCATGTCGATCATGATGTCCACAGGCCGGCCTGTGTTCGATGTGGAAATAGGATTGCAACCGCCTAATAGGGATAGGTCTTACATATCAATCAACGCAGCGCCTATTTTTGATGATCAGGGAAATCTGAGCGGAGGAATCGGAACTTTTATGGATGTCACATCAAGAAGGCTTATTTCACAAAGTAAGGATGATTTTATCAGCATTGCCAGCCATGAACTTAAAACCCCTGTAACATCTTTAAAAGCCTCCTTACAATTATTAGAAAGGGCACACAAGAGATTGCCGGAGGAAACCAGAGAAAAACTAATCTCACAATCCATCAGAAGTCTTGAGAACCTCTCCCGCTTAATAAGCGATTTACTGGATACTAGCCGAATGGAACAAGGGCAGATGAAAATTGAAAAAAAACTATTCTCCCTAGATGAACTCTTTGACGATTGCTGTTCCCATATCGCTAAAACTTCCAAAAAGAAAATCATTTTTAAAGGTGAAAAAGCGCAGTTGATTCTTGCTGATAATCAACAGATCGGTCAAGTGCTCATCAACTTCATTACCAATGCTATTAAATATGCACCAGACTCTGTCGAAATTATCGTAAATGCTAGGTTGAATTCCGATGCCGAAATAAAGATAAGTGTACAAGATTTTGGACCGGGAATTGAAGAGGAAAAATCAAAACATCTTTTCAACCGTTATTATAGAGCAGATTACAAAGGTCAAAAGTTCACAGGACTCGGGTTAGGTTTATATATCTGTGCAGAGATCATTAAAAATCATGGAGGTACAATCGGCGTGGATAGTGTACTGGGAGAAGGAAGCGAATTCTGGTTTACTTTACCTTTAGAAAGTTCAAAGCATTAAGTCGGTGTAAATTTAAAGACATAACTATTGAACGTTTGGGAAACAAATCTACTACACCTCTGTTGATATATCAATAATATGATGGTATGAGAACAATATTTTTATTAGAGGATGACGAAGGTATAAGAGATGTTTTGGAGATTTTATTAAGCTCAGAGGGTTACCTCGTCCAATCTTTTGCAAGTATAGAAGAATTCAATAACAGAGATATTTCTGTCTCGCCCAACTTATATATTTTTGACGTGATGCTACCTGATGGATCTGGAATTGATCTCTGCAAAGAGATTAAGAAGAATCCAACAAATGATGATATTCCTGTTGTAATCATGAGTGCGCATGCATACCTGAAGGATATTAAAGACGTTTGTGATCCTCAAGATTTTATTACTAAGCCTTTTGAAATAAATCATTTATTAGAAAGAATAAAACTCGCTTTGGATTAAATCAATCATTGCTGTATTTACTTTTGGCATGAGCAATTCTGCTAATTATTACTCTTGAAAAACCATCTTTTCCAATCGCAATCCACAGTAAGTATGTCCACCCATATTGTGACAACGGCGTGTATGTTTTTATTTTCAAAAAATAGCTAACTCACATCTTCTATAAAACCCTATTAACTGATTATGCATTGCCACACTATTCATAGTTATAGGCGTAATCATCCTATATAAATACTGGTTTTCGTGGATTTTTTTGAGATCTCTTTTCAGGTAAATTTGACATTGAGCACTGCTAGCGGTGCAATAAAGTGGCTGGGTTTTAAGGTTGCTCGATAAGTCAAAATTTAAAGGAAACATATATATGAAGAAAATAATATACCTCGTCGTACTGTTACTGTTTGCTGAACTAGGGTATGCCCAATATTTTACCCTAACACCGAGTGGATTTGTTTCAAATGACCGCGCGGAATATACTGTGATCGATTTTCCGAATGTAAAACAGGAGGTTCTGTATAAAAATGTACTTAATGCACTTTCTTCCATGTACAGAGATCCTAAAGAGGTATTGAGTCTGATCGATGGAGAAGGTATTACCATCAAAGGATATGAGAAGGAGGTTATCGCTGATAAGGTTAAAATATCCCCGCTGCAAATAGGCAAAACAACGTATAAATACGACATATCCTATACCCTATCCATTCAATTTAAAGATGATAAAGTTCGTATCAACCGCCCCTCTTTTGAGTGTAGGAGATGGTATGAAAGTGGTTATAAATCTGGATGGGCGACCGGCTGGACCTACCTCGCGCTTGTTAAAGACAAAAATGCAAAGTACGCTGTCTTTGACAAAAATGGACAAATTATTTCTCAAGAAGCTTTTGACGGGCTACAACAGCATTTCAACGGCTTGATAAAAGAGATTATTGACAAATCTAAGGTGGTAAATAACTGGTAGGTATGGCTATATTTTAACGCTATTGATTACTCACATAATTTAGTAGCCAGATCTAATAGTTTTAAAGTGGTATTCCAATTACGCGTTGTCGCGGCGACTCCCAGCTTAGCTTCAAGAAAATTGTTATTCAACTTTGTTCTTCCATACCCATTTGGACAATATAGATAAACCGCACGGGAAGAAATGGCAATTTCTTCTTCCGGATGTTTTTTTCCGATGATCAAGGCATCGTCAGTAATTTGAATATTATGTGCTAAAAATGTAACATATAAGAATGCGTTATTTGTCTCCTTGTTCTTAGCGTATGGATTACCGCCAATCACTTTTCTAAGAACATCCACCGTTAGCACAATTACAGCGGCTTTAAATAGAAATTGTGTTTCAATTTTTTCGCTGATTGCTTTTTCTAAATTCTTAATATCGGTAATATCGGTTGAAAAAATTACATTTCCACTCTGCACATATGTTTGTACATTTTTAAATTGTAGATCTTCATACATCTTCTTTAGATCAGCCATCTTGACCTTATTATGACCTCCTACATTTATCCCTCTCAATATTGAGATATAAATTTCCATTTTTCAGCTTAGATTAATGCTTTTTATAAGAACAGTAATTATCTCATGAAGGTAAATATACGCGACATATGGTTAAAAAATGGTAAAGATTCTCGATTTATAGTGAAGACACACATTTTCGTAAAAGTCAGCTGCTTTTTTAGTCCTACTCTAGACCTCTCTCTTTAATCTTTTTATTTGTCTTGCGTAATGCAGTTAAACTTGGGAGTATACTTAGTGGGAGACAAATTGCGCCAACCAACATCAGATATTGTTTAGTGGTTAGTGCGATATATGCAATAATCGTAATAAAAATAGCAGAGGAAATAGCTGTTCCAACATTCCCCTACGTACCCTTAAAACAAAAGTGCTTCAAGAAGTATCTCGAAGCACTTTTAATTTAGCAATGGCTTTTACAGTTTTTCTATTATTGTCCAGATCAATGCTATGATCTGATACATATATTTCATAATCAAGAGTATCATCGTGTTATTCGCTAATCAGGTTAAGTCGGACTTGTCCACCAATTAGTTCTTTATGAAAGTATTCCTTATTTCCCGACACCTTTAACACTTGAATTTGATTATTGTCATCATATTGCGTGGACGACACTGCACTCTTGCCAGCAAGCTTCACATTCATCGTGTCGACTTTCAGGCTTGGCGAATAGCGAAGTAAACCATCATGAAGATCGACATCAACCTGTTTAAAGTTGTAGTCCATGAGGAATGCTTTTGATTGTTCAGACACGAATATCGCTAACTTTGGAATTGACTTTTGTATAGTATCTGTTTCCCTAGATGCAGCGTGAGTTAAGAATAATTCACTTTGTCCAAGTAGGTTCAACCGACGCATACTATCTAACAACTCCGGAGCTATAACGGCACTTACATTTGCATGCTTAATCGTAACATCACTGAGTTTATGTGCAATATCCAGTGAGACATAGCTACCTCTTTCATTAAGTGATGTAATGAATAATGTATCATTTTCCACATTCATTTTCAGATCCTTAAATGCTACCGCAAAGGCATTTGTAGAACCAGATGTGCCCTTATTCAAGATCAGAGAGAATGGACGTCCATCGCCATTTAATTGAATATGGCTAAATTCTTCACTAATCGTTTCCTGCTTTTTTTGGTCAGATTGATTGAACCAAAACCGGGACAAAAAGTCTGCCGGTTTATCATCCGGCCCGACTTTTATCAAACCTAATAGTTGGGGTACACACACTACTAACAGAATGAGTACCAGTATGCTGGCAAATATGCTATTTGATGTTTTCATTGTTTAAGTTTCTTTATCGGTTTCTATAGTAGGTATTAATCTCTTCTATACTGATTCCCAGCATATCCATTGCTCGAAATACAACTGCCAACTCATCATTCAGAAAGTGCTTCTTCCTAGCTTTAAGGATAAGTGCTTTAGCATCATGGTGTGCAAAAAAACCTATCCCTCGTTTATTGAAGATTATTTCCTGTTGTTGTAGATGATCGTACGCACGCATAACCGTATTCGCATTTACTTCCAGATGAGCCGCTAAATCCCTGACCGAAGGGATCTTTTCTTTTTCTTGCCATTCTCCCAAGAGAATCCTATCCATCACGTACTCACTGATTTGTAAATAAATGGGTTTTTCATTCGAAAATTGCATATTAATAAATCTCCTTTTCTCTTAGTTTGAAATAGGTGGTCACGATGATGCCAAGCAAAACCAATAGTATATACAAAGTCATTATCTTCGACCTTAAATCCGATCCTTCAAAATGATAGTCAGCATGTTGGTGAAGTGTCACGATGACTTTAAAATAGAACACACCAAGTGCAATTAATAGCAATGCAAAAAGTGGAATGCTGTATTTCCGAAAAAAGATAGCTGCTAACTGGTACAAACAGGCGAATATGCATGAAGCAATAATTGCAGCAGTATAAATTTGAGGTTCTGAATTCGAAAAATAAGTTTTCTCTTTAAATTTAAAATACAGTTCTCCAACGCTTTCTTTATAGGAAATAGCATCTGCCAAATAAAGTGACTTCATCACAGATACGAATGCCAAATCCGTGAGGAAGAAGGAGAAAAGAATTAAGAAAATGATGGTTAAATTTCCAAGCCATAACGTAAGCATACGCTCTCCCCTACTCACTGGACTTAAGCTGCCGCGCACCGTCTTCGTCAACATCTTAAAATAAGGAACTGTGCATAAAATCAGGTAAAGTGGCAATATAAATAACACCAGGTTTGTGGTTTGTTTTCCGGTGTAGTTTGCCAACGCTTCCGCAAAAGAGCCTTCGGAATAGCCATTCAGAAACAACCTATTGAAAAGAGGCGTCCCGTACCAAAACATGGCCAAAATATATAAAACGAATACAACCACCGGGATGCTTACGATCTTACCTTTATTGAGCAACCAGTATTCAACAAGTGTCGTTTTCAATCTTTTTAAATTAATATTTTTCATTTCACAGGTTGGTTTGAGTTGGCTTAAAGTGGTTTACGAGATTTGGATCAGCAGATAAGGCATTAAAGAAAAATTCAATATCAAATTGACTTTCTTCATTTTTAACATTAGGTATCAGACTTAATGTTCCATGTATGCTCTGCTCTGAATAGATAGCATCTGCCACATCACTAGGCTGAGTAGACATGTAGAAGCTCTGTTGCAACGAGTGGAGACTTTCATCCAGAATCAGTCTACTGTGATTCAAAACCAGCAAATGATCGATTAAGTTATGGATATCACGGATTTGGTGCGTGGATATAATCAACAGACGTTCGTCGGTAACATATCTTGCGATAATTTTACGAAATTGAGTCTTCGAAGGGATATCCAACCCATTAGTGGGTTCATCCATCAAGATGACGTTGGCATTTGTAGCCAATGCAAAAGCAATGTTTACTTTTTTAACCTGACCGAAGGAAAGGTCTTTTATATTCTTGGTACAGTCGATCTGAAAAATACCTAACAGGTTTTCAAAGTAACCGACATCAAATTTTGGATACAAGGATCCATACACTTCCTGAAACTGACGGATCTTCCACTCTGGTAGTTCCGCATGATCGGTAACAAAGTAAATGTTGGATAGGAAATCCACCTCTCTTTTATGAGGTTCAAAACCAGTCATCTCAATAGCTCCAGAGCTTGGGAAAAGCAGACCTCCGATATTTTTGAGTAACGTCGTTTTGCCTACTCCATTCAAGCCTAACAATCCGTAGATATGTCCGGGCTTCAGATTAGCGGTAATATTTTCCAATATAGGAACTCCTCTTCGATACTGGTACGATACATTCTTTAAATTAATCATATTGGCTATTCTAGTGTATTAGTTATATAGTACACTACAAATGTATGCATCGTTTTGAGACTAACAAATTTTTTTTGATTTTTATTCAGCTAAAATCAATTAGCTATAAAAAAGAGTACGTATTGGGTTGGGTTGGATGTTTCGGGATATTGTGCCACAGGTTAACTTCTGTATTTATCTGATCAGCTTCAGCACGTGTAACAACGTCTCTTATATTCTCATGAATGATGAGAATTAAAAGCAGACCGATCGTTACTTGGCGCCCCAAATTCGATCGAAGAGAATAAACCTACTATGGCGTGTATTTGCGTCGGTAACATGGATAGCGATGGCCGCTTCATACCAGCTCGTTAAGATTGAGCATTTTGTGTTAGACGAAATAATACCAGATGCTGTTTTTAACGCATCTGGAAAGAGCTTTACGTTAATACTAAAGTTGGTTAAAGATCTGTATTAAAATTTCCTCGACAGATATACGATCATACCTTCTTTTTATTCTACTGCATAGTTTATGATTTCAACACATCCTTAATATCATCCATCTTTCTAAACATACTGGCCGCAAATGGGCACAAGGGCATAATTTTGATGTTTTTTTCTCTGGCCAACTCTACAATTTTGTAAAGCATTTTTTTACCGACGCCTTTACCGGTATAGGCGGAATCGACTTCTGTATGATCGATGATAATTAAATCTTTTCCTGCAATCGAATACGTCATCATACCCGCTCGTTTTTCGCCATCGCTAGCAGCTGCATAGCCTTTAGCATCCGATTGTTTTATTATAATATCCATTGGTTTAATTACTTCTAAAGTTTACATTAAATGTAAAAATTTTATATAGAACATTTATTTTATTATCCTTAGCTGTAGCATCTTGTTCCTCGCTGCGTTATAGTATTGAAACCATTTTATTATGAACAAGATTTATCTGCTCTTTATCACCTCATTATTGCTTTCGGCCTGTTCAAAAAGCGAATCCGAAACCTGTTTGACCTACATGCGTAATCATTTCAGGGACCAGCTCAAGTGTAATTCACCTCATATGTATACCAACTTATACCGGGGTGTTTATAAAGGACAAACCGTATATTTTGTTGATATCGTTTGCCCAGCCTGCTTAACTATGCCACCTCAACGCGGATATACCTGTGAGATGAAAGAAGTCAATTTTACAAACTTTGCCGAAGAAGTAAACGATGTAAAAGAAGTTTACAATAGCTGCACAAGAAGCTATTCAGAGTAATTTAGCTTTACTTGTATCGTGTGCGTCCCTGCAAGCAACTTTTGCGGTGCCCTTTCTTCTGCATTTTCTGGCAAGTGGAGCGTGGCACTGGCATTGGCTGGCACGGTGACCGTGTAGGTTACTGTATTATTCTTATTTCGTTTCCATTTTGAGATAATGTTACCGTAGGGCGAACGGTGGCTGACTTCCGAGTGCTCCAATCCTTCGGGAAATAGAGGTCGTAGCAGCGTATGCTTAAAACCAGGCTGCTCTGGATCGGGATGAATGCCTCCTACCGACTTGAAAAACCAACCACCGATCTCACCAAACATCATATGATTGTCGGAAATATCTCGCTCGGCTTCCAAATCCCAATTTTCTAATAAAGTCGTCGCTCCATTGACTACCCACCATCCCCAGGAAGGATAGGTATCCTGCACTGCCACTTTATAAGCCGTAGCACCATAACCATTATCTTTCAAGGCATCGAGCAATGCCTTGGCACCTAATACACCGACATCCAGATGAAAATTCGTCTCTTCGACCTTTTTATTCAGATTAGCCGCCACTTTGGCTATCATATCTTCCGGCACAATTTTCCAAAACAAAGGAACGCTTAACTCCGTTTGGGTACCATCTGCGTAGATGCCTTTCTCCCGGTTCAGGAATTTACTATTAATTGCATTTTTAATTTTTTCGCTCAATGCCTCATATTTTTGCTGATCCTGCTCTTTCCCAAAGAGTTTGGCCGCTGTAGCCAGGATGCGCGCATCGGTGTAGAAATATACGGAAGAAGTCAATTCCAGATTGGACGTAGACTTCACCGGAACCCAATCTCCGCGACCAAAAGTCGTCAAACCGGTTGGGCTAATTCGTTCCACATAATCCACGTAGCGCTTTATGTTTTCGTACGAATCAGCCAGCAGCTTGGAATCTCCGTAGAATAGATAGATCTGCCAAGGAATTATCGCAATTGTGCTGGTCCAGTCTAGCCCATTTGCTGTACCATAACCCCAGCCTCCGGTAGGGATAATATCCGGCAATACACCGTTGGGCTGTTGCTCATCGCGATGATCGGCAATCCATTTTTCGTATACCGTAATCCCTTCAAAATTGTATAAAGCTGTTTCTATGGCCAAATGTCCATCACCAGTCCAGCCGTTCTTTTCACGCTGCGGACAATCCGTTGGGTAGCCCATCAAGTTAGATAAATACGCATTATTGGTGACGCGCCACAGGTCATTCACCAACTTAGAAGAAGTTTTCACTTCGCCCAGCGGAGCGACATCGCTGTGCATAAAATAGGCCGTCACATTTTTGGCGTTCAGAAGGATGGGTGCGTTGCTGCTAATCTCTACATAGCGAAAACCTTTATAATTGAATTTGGCGGTAAATTCATCTTCTTTGCGACCACTCAGCGTCAGGATATCCGTCTGGAAAGGATCTGCCTCTTTATCTCCCCGATAATACACATCGATATTAGACAAATCAATCCGACCATCATCGTGCAAGCGTTCGCCATGTTTTATTTTTAGTACGGTTCCCTCTGCTCCTTTCACCTGCACATGGGTTACACCTGCCATATTTTGCCCCATATCAAAAACATAGGTGCTATCATTGATCTTTTCGACGGATTGAGGCTCGTATTTTCTTCCGAAACGGATAGGTACCATTTGCTGCGAGACAATATTTTCCGAAGGAAAACTGCGGTACCGTACCCCCTGCCATTTCTGGTCATCAAAGCCCGGACTGTCCCAACCGGGCTGCTCTAAACGGGCGTCATAGTGTTCTGCCGTATAAATACTGTTAAAGGTAATCGGTCCGGAAGAAGTCTTCCAATCTCGTTCTGACCGGATCGTTTCTTCGGAACCATCTGTATAAACAATATGCAGATCCAGACAAAACGTAGGTCTTGCTCTCCAGGGCGCATTATGAAAGTCCCACACGCCTAGCGACTGATGGTTGTACCAGCCATTGCCCAATACCACACCCAATGCATTCTGCCCTGAGCGCAGCTGCGTAGTCACATCGTGTGTTACATAAAGCGTGCGCCGATCAAACCGGGTGTACATCGGATCCAAGCGATGATCTCCAACCTTACGACCATTGAGCGAGAGCTCGTATAATCCAGCTACAGCAATGTAAGCACGTGCACGAGCGATCTCCTTCTTGAGGTTAAATTCTTTACGAAAATATGGCGCTGGCTTATGGTCGATAGTATGATGATCACTAATCCAAGATCCCTGCCATTGGGCATTCCCCATCTTACCGGTCTCGAAAGCGACGACCGCCGATGTGCTTGCTTTTGCTTCTTTATCCCAAGTGATCACTTTCCAAAAATATCGAGTTTGGGGCTGAAGCTGCTCACCCGCAAATGTCAATAGAATATGGTCATCAGGTTGTTTTCCAGTATCCCAGATCTGGCCCCGATCATTCACTACAGCCAAGGAATCTGTATCCACTAAGATCCGATAGGCTGTTTGTACTGCTCCCGGCCGATTATCTTCGAGCTTCCAACTCAGCCGTGGATTCGGATTATCTATCCCCAGCGGACTCACCAAATGCTCGCAACGTAGTTCGATCGGTTCTCCATTTTTAGACTTGGCATGAGTAAAGAAACAAATTGGAATTAGCGCGAGAAAGAATGGGACAGCTTTAATCATAAATAGATAGTTATGCTTTGGTATTATAATGAATTAGTATTTTGTTATTAAACGGATAACGTGATTTTCGGGAAGCAACTGAAACACCTGACCATCTATTCTATTGCGCTGAAAATGGCCATTCTCTAGCTCTATCGTATAGCTATAACCTTTAAAACTAGCCGCTATGGATGTCTTTTCGATGGTGTTGAATGGCAATTCTGGTTGTCTTTTTACAGGTATCTGTAGTGCAAGGTACCAAGAAAAATTATTCTTTGCGGGTTGGCAAGCCACATCGATGTGATCCGGATAAAGGGTGATCGTAAAAGCATTCTGAAACTGATCGCGACTTTTTATTTGAAGCACATCTTTGGCTGTTTCGGTCACTTCTGGTGTGTCCATTAAAAGCGCTGTTTCTTCCCCATTAGCATTTTCTGTCATCAATCGAAGACCTGCCAATTCGTCTTCAGTACTCCAAAAATAGCCATCCACCACGGGAAGTGTGAAGTAAAGAAATTGCCCTCCTTTACCAGGGGCACGTAAGTAAGCAGACTCCACACGCTCGTCGAATAGGTGAATATCTCTGAAGCGAAAGTTTTTTCCGTGCCAAGACAAATTGGTCCGGTAGAAACGGCTATTGTACCAAATAGATTTGTTTCCTTCATCGCGATAATCTTCCAATGCTGTCACCGCTGTTGCGGGGGTCAGTTCAAAGTTGTCCTTAAACCATTTTCCTGATTCAGCCAGTGTCTCCACACGAATCTTTCCTTCCCGGCGCAAGGAATCGAAGATGGGGATTTGCATCTCTAGTCCTTTTTTCATGCCATCCCATGTAAAAGAGTTTTCCTGACCGGCTTGTCCGTAGTTGAAAGCCAAACTGGGTTGCTCCACAATAGCATTCAAGAAATAGTCGGTCCATCGCTTATCCATCCCGCCATCTTCGTATACGGGTTCTAAAGTAATCACTCCCTGATAACCGGTACCGACACCCATATCATACTGATAAATGGGATCGCTACCCAACATTCTAAAAATCGGAACCGGAATTTGATTTTCTTTCGTTTGTGCCGGCATATACGCATTCCCTTTGCTTGGATAGTATGCTTGATTCCAATAGCCACCCCATAGCGTATACCCATCGGTACCCACTTGATCCTTGCAATTAGTGGAGACTACAATTTGATATTTCTCGTACATATAATTCAGAGAATGCGAATCAATAAACCAAGAGCCTACCGATTTTGGATAATAGCCAAAGATGCCTTTGAACTTTTCCATATAAACATCAGTCAGTTTTTCACGCTCCTCTGGGGTATACCCCGTAGTA is a window from the Sphingobacterium sp. lm-10 genome containing:
- a CDS encoding response regulator — encoded protein: MRTIFLLEDDEGIRDVLEILLSSEGYLVQSFASIEEFNNRDISVSPNLYIFDVMLPDGSGIDLCKEIKKNPTNDDIPVVIMSAHAYLKDIKDVCDPQDFITKPFEINHLLERIKLALD
- a CDS encoding DUF4468 domain-containing protein, encoding MKKIIYLVVLLLFAELGYAQYFTLTPSGFVSNDRAEYTVIDFPNVKQEVLYKNVLNALSSMYRDPKEVLSLIDGEGITIKGYEKEVIADKVKISPLQIGKTTYKYDISYTLSIQFKDDKVRINRPSFECRRWYESGYKSGWATGWTYLALVKDKNAKYAVFDKNGQIISQEAFDGLQQHFNGLIKEIIDKSKVVNNW
- a CDS encoding DUF1697 domain-containing protein; this translates as MEIYISILRGINVGGHNKVKMADLKKMYEDLQFKNVQTYVQSGNVIFSTDITDIKNLEKAISEKIETQFLFKAAVIVLTVDVLRKVIGGNPYAKNKETNNAFLYVTFLAHNIQITDDALIIGKKHPEEEIAISSRAVYLYCPNGYGRTKLNNNFLEAKLGVAATTRNWNTTLKLLDLATKLCE
- a CDS encoding GntR family transcriptional regulator, translating into MQFSNEKPIYLQISEYVMDRILLGEWQEKEKIPSVRDLAAHLEVNANTVMRAYDHLQQQEIIFNKRGIGFFAHHDAKALILKARKKHFLNDELAVVFRAMDMLGISIEEINTYYRNR
- a CDS encoding ABC transporter ATP-binding protein, producing the protein MINLKNVSYQYRRGVPILENITANLKPGHIYGLLGLNGVGKTTLLKNIGGLLFPSSGAIEMTGFEPHKREVDFLSNIYFVTDHAELPEWKIRQFQEVYGSLYPKFDVGYFENLLGIFQIDCTKNIKDLSFGQVKKVNIAFALATNANVILMDEPTNGLDIPSKTQFRKIIARYVTDERLLIISTHQIRDIHNLIDHLLVLNHSRLILDESLHSLQQSFYMSTQPSDVADAIYSEQSIHGTLSLIPNVKNEESQFDIEFFFNALSADPNLVNHFKPTQTNL
- a CDS encoding GNAT family N-acetyltransferase translates to MDIIIKQSDAKGYAAASDGEKRAGMMTYSIAGKDLIIIDHTEVDSAYTGKGVGKKMLYKIVELAREKNIKIMPLCPFAASMFRKMDDIKDVLKS
- a CDS encoding glycoside hydrolase family 78 protein is translated as MIKAVPFFLALIPICFFTHAKSKNGEPIELRCEHLVSPLGIDNPNPRLSWKLEDNRPGAVQTAYRILVDTDSLAVVNDRGQIWDTGKQPDDHILLTFAGEQLQPQTRYFWKVITWDKEAKASTSAVVAFETGKMGNAQWQGSWISDHHTIDHKPAPYFRKEFNLKKEIARARAYIAVAGLYELSLNGRKVGDHRLDPMYTRFDRRTLYVTHDVTTQLRSGQNALGVVLGNGWYNHQSLGVWDFHNAPWRARPTFCLDLHIVYTDGSEETIRSERDWKTSSGPITFNSIYTAEHYDARLEQPGWDSPGFDDQKWQGVRYRSFPSENIVSQQMVPIRFGRKYEPQSVEKINDSTYVFDMGQNMAGVTHVQVKGAEGTVLKIKHGERLHDDGRIDLSNIDVYYRGDKEADPFQTDILTLSGRKEDEFTAKFNYKGFRYVEISSNAPILLNAKNVTAYFMHSDVAPLGEVKTSSKLVNDLWRVTNNAYLSNLMGYPTDCPQREKNGWTGDGHLAIETALYNFEGITVYEKWIADHRDEQQPNGVLPDIIPTGGWGYGTANGLDWTSTIAIIPWQIYLFYGDSKLLADSYENIKRYVDYVERISPTGLTTFGRGDWVPVKSTSNLELTSSVYFYTDARILATAAKLFGKEQDQQKYEALSEKIKNAINSKFLNREKGIYADGTQTELSVPLFWKIVPEDMIAKVAANLNKKVEETNFHLDVGVLGAKALLDALKDNGYGATAYKVAVQDTYPSWGWWVVNGATTLLENWDLEAERDISDNHMMFGEIGGWFFKSVGGIHPDPEQPGFKHTLLRPLFPEGLEHSEVSHRSPYGNIISKWKRNKNNTVTYTVTVPANASATLHLPENAEERAPQKLLAGTHTIQVKLNYSE